gtaaagttagggacaggtgtggtgatatgggtcagtttaagggtagggttaggtgtaaggcaagtgccaactgtgtaattgcaaatgtaactacagaaataaattacagatgtaattacatgcagtcattttaaaaatgttagtacaatgtaaaaacatgtatgtacacaataagtgcgttgtatcaaattattaattaaaatgttagtacattatagttaaggccacctaatataaaatggGTCCTTGCAAAGTAGCTTTAAAAAGTTCTTGCTTTTGTATGAGTGTCCAGTAATTGtaaattgactttttttgtttgcAGTACTTCACCTGTCTCCTCCTCATCCTCATTGCCCAGGTGACAGCCGCTGTCCTCATCTACTTCCAGCGAGACCTGGTAGGTTACCATATCTGTGAAAGTGTACAAGATTTTCAGTGTTGGGGTAACAcaagttatgtaatcagattactttttcgaGTAAAGTAACACATCACTTTTAgtaaagttactttttcaaacaaGTAAAGCAAGTTACTTTATATTTCCATTTATTGCCTGACACCTCTCCTCTCCTcatgttgagagaaattgtgagtAATGGCAGAGGTGTtgtgtgtgaacatgatggttattgtagttctagaaTAAATGTGCATTTAAAACATGCATTAACTCACTTGACTCAAAAACATTActcctcaaaatgaataaaaacggcaaaatgcaaactcagaatattactcaaacctgcaataattaaatgttaaataacacaaatatactttgtgtatttaatctcactttattaaccaaTGTATTTGATCCAATTCAACCATAACCAAAAAATTACTTGTATGCATCAgcagtaaaagaaaaaaaagggggaaaaaagtagAGTAAACGTGTTGACCTTTCTTCCCCTGCATCTAATTCTTCTGCAATCCAGAACGGCAGcactgttttatttttacaattttctTTGTTAAGAAACAAACAAGTAACCCCAGCACATAACGCAAAAGTAACAaattactttccataaaaagtaacccaattagttactttttagggACTGCTGTAATattgtaacgcattacttttaaaagtaactttttcAAAACTGCATAATTTAGGATTATTTCTATATAGTATAGTTAAAAAATATAGTATATAATTATAGTATTAATAGTTATAAagagtttttattaatatgtagaTTTTTCAGTTAGAGTTAGTTTCATTAATTGTGTGACATACTTAAAAAGATAATTTTTACCATATTAAATACCTTTAGTATAGATAGCTACACTTTTAATAGCTTGTGGTGTAACCAACTTTTTGACTGTAGTTTAaattgattgttttttaaaagtagCTTCTCCAACACTGGTCTGAACTCTTCTGATTTAGATCTCCTGGAACAGTGTATTTCTCTTGGCCTAGCAGTGTGTGTTTTGGTGGAGTTTCGGATGTTAGCATATCACTGCTTATCACATTTTCTAGAGAACTGACTTCTGTAATTTCTTAACCCTTTGATTTTAGTTGTGCCAGTTGGTAACAGGAAATGGCAGCGCAAGTTAGCAGGTGGTGTAGAAACAATGATTTTAAATGAAGGAGCTGGTATTAAAGGAATCAGTGTTCACTTCTACTTCCTAATTAATTTGAACGGAGAAAATGGAACTAATTCACTTTCCACTGCACAACATTCACCTTTCAGACAAGatagtgtgtgtgcgtgtgtggctTGACAAGATGTTTCCGTGAGGCGTGTCTGATGTGGttgatttttctctctctctctctctctctctctctctctctctctctctctctctctctctctctctctctctctctctctctctctctctctctctctctctctctctctctctctctctctctctctctctctttctctctctctctctctctctgtctctctctctctctctctctctctgtcgaaACTTTTCAACAACAGCGCCCTCTTCAGGAGCAGAAAACACACATTTCACACCAAACGGCTTTGAGGTGATTAAAAAAGGCATCAAGGTCTTAACAGTGTTCTATAGTATTAGTAAGGATATATACATCCTCTAATGCAACTTGTTTAGTCAGCCATTCTTAAATCAGGTTTGCTTAAGTAGCACCAGGCCTAACCACAGCCATAAGCTCATGCTTTATGCTGAATTTATTTCTTTATGTCCATATTATCAGACATGTGCGTAGATATTTGACTTTTAGTTATAGCGTGTTTAGTCATTACGTGTTTATCAAGTAATAGGAGTCTGAGCTTGGGCATGCTCTGTTTGCTCTTTATACTTCACCACAGGGCATGGCGACTGCTTTCCCAGAACAGGGCGAGGTTCACAGCCATCTCTTACACCCTAGCTGCAGTTTTCATTGTTGTAGCCCCCTCATAGCTGTCATagttgcacccccccccccccccccacacacacacacacacacaccaacttCAAACAAGCTCTTTCTCAAGATAATGACATGATTTTCCACTGAAAGCTTTTCAACGTGAATGTATATGTTAAAATTGTAAAGagtttttaaaatagtttatgCCAATTTTATTACTTGCATGATGTTCAAAAACTGTCCCAAAAACATTTCTAATGTCTTACAATTCTGGTTTCCTCAAaactattaagcagcacaactgttttcaatgatgataataatgtttcttgagtaaatctgcatattagtatGATATCTGAATGACTGAATCATGttacactgaaaactggagctAAAAATTCAGCCTtacattacaggaataaattaaaatggTAAAATATATCATAATAGtttatgtattaatatattaagttattttaaattgctaCTTTTCACcaagtaaatgcagccttggtgagcataagagacttaaaattagaaaagttaaataaaataaaaaatcatagctataaaataatttttacttcAATTAATTTAACATACAtgcaaaaaatatacaaaaatatttaaacatctAAATTTTAGATTGTGAATATGCTTGTTTCCAGCAATAGTCCTTTTTCAACGTCTTATGAAGCCATAAACTAAGCCAGCTACAAGGTGAATCACATTACAAACTTTGGTTTGAATCAAAAAAGGTTAAAATATTGGACAAAATGGCAAAGTGTACTTAACAGCATTAGTAAgggaaagaactacaatcccatgaGGCATTGCACACCgtataatcaaataaaaaatggaGAAATATAAAACCTTTAcaaatgttaatattatttattatatataaacatttaagtATTTTGAGAGCATCATTCAAAGTGCTTCATGAGGGGTCGGACCTTCTGATTGGTGTAATTTTCTGTAtagcatcatgggtaatgtagttttccCCATGAATTCCACTGTGTTAAAAATAAGCTGAAATAATGCGGTCTGACGGCTTCACCATTGATTAACAACCTCGGAGCTCAcaacaggtgttttttttttttgggaagtTTTTGTTCACAATTGAATAGTTTTTATTTCCAGAACTGGGCTGTTGCACTTTAAGAATAATGTTGATTGTTAAAATAtcagtttttttacagtgcctCGTTCAGTTCACAAGACAGATCAATCCTAACATTTCTCCATGTGCTTATTTTCAGCTGAGATACGAGATGTCCACTATTGTGAACAAAATTATGGTGAACTACACCGGCCATAACAAGACATCTGAGCTCGCCTGGGATTACCTCCAGAGAACGGTGAGCGTGAGGTTTTCCTTCAGCCATTGTCTGCCATTTCCTCCTCCACTGCTATTTTCCATCATTCCCTTGCAGTGAAAgaacaatatttttcagatgaaaaaaGATTGTGACTTTATCCTGGCCTTTTATTTCTTGTTTAACAAGCAGCTgtttaaagttatttttattgagtttaataatactgttttgttgtttttactgTAGCGTAACATTTCTTTGCTGCTTTTTTCCTTTCTCTCACAGATGAAGTGCTGTGGTTGGACTGGACCATCCAACTGGACGGAGAACGTGTTGATAAAGAGTCAAAAGAACACTTCTCAGATTCTGTATCCATGTTCCTGCAGAAATGAGTCCATCGGTGGCACGGATTCGAAAGAGTCAGGCCTTTGTGAGACTTTGTCCCCTGACTGGCCTGTCTTCACTATGGTACAGACATACAGCTTTAATGCACACATTGACACATCCAAAGGCAAATTCCTGCAGAAACGTTCCTTATTCTTGGACCCAATAGCTAATGCTTTAACCCACACACCCACGGTAATTCTCTCTCAAACCTGGCGCTTGTGTTTGGTACGGCTAGTGAGAAATCCCTCTCCATCTGTGCCGCATTCTCTCCCTTGTTCCTTTGGCTTCTAGTGCAACATATGGATTTTCTTTTGTAGACTGGATATCAGCTTTTCTCAGCCTGCTAACCATTTGGTCCATGCCAATATTTCGGAGTCCCCTTTCAAGCATTGGGCACTTTTATTAATAATGGATTGATTTATGATTCTGATACAGGTTGCGCTTCTGCTCTTTAGGTCTCAAAGGCCGGGCCAGTTTTCACACCTCCTGCATATTTACATAGAACAGGCTACTTGCATTTAAAGAGCAATTCTGAATGTTTTTCCATTATGCTATTACATCAAATCATTTGGAAACCGTATCATATTAGGAGCGTATACACAGTCCAGTTGCTCAAACAAATAAGCGAACAAAGCGTTtgctgtaatttaaaatgtagtttcctgtgaACTAGGCCACTGACTGTTCTAGAGTTTGGCCTAGTTTGAGTTTGGCATGTTCAGTTTGCCTCTTCTGAAGTTATCTTTGCAGAACTCTGTCTGTTAAGGATCATTTCCAAACCATGCATATATCTTGTTTCACTCTCTTCTGCTCGTTTCATTCCTCTGTATTCCCTGTTTGCAGGGCTGTATATCTAGTGTGGAGGACTGGCTCCTGAGGAACTATGGCGTTGTTCTGGGAGTCTGTGTTGGAATAGCAGTGATTGAGGTAAATGTGGAAAGCGTATCTTGTGAAATGCATTCCCAATACATGATTATTCCTTTCTagctgtgcatgtgtgtgcgtgtgtgcgcgcgtgtccGGTACGGTATGGCTTTCACTAACCTTCATTTCTGTTATTTTCCCACAAATACTGTTCAACTCATTCCTTCCCCCCCAAaaattttttgtttgtatttatattcaaTTCGtttaaatgaatacaaataaaataattcgaAATTTGAatcaaatatttgtattattaaattAGAGCTCATTTTGAAATGGTCAAacaaatattttcattaaaTGTATTGTTCAGTTTTGAGTTGGTAAGATTATGCTGATTGGTGCTCAAAGAAATATTCcttattatcattttttatgCTTAAGTT
The nucleotide sequence above comes from Pseudorasbora parva isolate DD20220531a chromosome 16, ASM2467924v1, whole genome shotgun sequence. Encoded proteins:
- the cd82b gene encoding CD82 molecule b, which codes for MGKGCIAATKYFLFLFNLLFFIFGAVIMGFGLWVMLDNQSFIMVLHESSTTLKVAAYILIGIGSLSMLMGFLGCIGAIYEVRCLLGLYFTCLLLILIAQVTAAVLIYFQRDLLRYEMSTIVNKIMVNYTGHNKTSELAWDYLQRTMKCCGWTGPSNWTENVLIKSQKNTSQILYPCSCRNESIGGTDSKESGLCETLSPDWPVFTMGCISSVEDWLLRNYGVVLGVCVGIAVIELLGMILSMCLCKTVQQEDYTKVPKY